Proteins from a single region of Psychrobium sp. MM17-31:
- a CDS encoding M1 family metallopeptidase, protein MSTAYSADYRLGVAAQPLKQKISLKLDPQLDEFSGSTSIELEIGQDVEGIDIYAKDISMSTVVLKSMTADLKVDLVPSKSSEYDIVTLRGSQTISRGRYQLFIEYTAPINNEPNGLYKFSDGDELYLATQLQAMKARTVFPSFDEPSFKIPFQMDVTAPSTYQVLGNTSIHKIISQGKYTTHYFKPTASINTDVLAVAVGKFTAWPIKEMAIPSTIYTIKGQQLDVEVIRRDIPKIFKHVQSYFDSAYPFEKLDFLLLPVYSGAGMENVGLITLHQDLVTFPNSKNEIGNYESHKLIAHEIIHMWFGNLVTMKWWDDLWLNESFSEWLARKIVNNHFQELGGELDLPQLGAFWDDTPSTPAIKRQMKSVEDYNAIGQIVYTKGHAIISMVEQHVGELAFKRAIVDYIKQFSGKNVSFEDFIGFMERHTNTTLFPIFDSFLTKPQYPLVTLTSSERQLQISQQPFSETISTKGSSFDTTSIWHIPLRIKFITQQGIITKSVLLNSRSLSISLPKGTYAVFADGGALGYFRYHVKGFDTDSTNWLEHLTNKEKRSLLANNSDLVKGDYLKYVDALALQLKLLQSDLLVHELAVGVIDDLNSDFYDFLPLSLQGAFRDYLTKALLKTTTQIRWYQQTEVSDELRASSLSFLGAKLLDKDAINFATSHYQTVLNNKSSLSELMQRAVLEVVASDGTKREFNRFKQAYMTSKSELTKDKIIRYMGYFSYQNSVADYYNFLFSSDLNTTEFRGYYLQYPVYNPKNRIDAINYLEANLSKLFARVSEDDKQWQPYSFASGCSMELRRKLNLIYQPYFKEVKGLKEKLHNVNHMISSCEKMQRSNHPQLEALLLKH, encoded by the coding sequence ATGTCTACAGCTTATTCTGCGGACTACCGTCTTGGCGTTGCCGCTCAGCCCCTTAAGCAAAAAATTTCGCTAAAGTTAGATCCACAACTGGACGAGTTTTCTGGCTCCACTTCGATAGAGCTGGAAATAGGTCAAGATGTCGAAGGCATAGATATTTATGCTAAAGATATCAGTATGTCGACTGTGGTTTTAAAAAGTATGACCGCAGATTTAAAGGTGGATTTAGTGCCATCAAAATCTAGTGAATATGACATAGTGACATTGCGCGGATCACAAACTATTAGTCGTGGCCGTTATCAGCTATTCATTGAGTACACGGCGCCGATAAACAATGAACCAAATGGCTTGTATAAATTTTCCGATGGCGATGAGCTCTACTTAGCGACTCAACTACAAGCGATGAAAGCAAGAACAGTGTTCCCAAGTTTCGATGAGCCATCATTTAAGATTCCATTTCAAATGGATGTAACAGCTCCTTCGACCTATCAAGTATTAGGCAACACTTCCATTCACAAAATTATTTCGCAGGGTAAGTACACGACTCATTATTTTAAACCAACGGCATCAATAAATACCGATGTCTTGGCGGTTGCGGTTGGCAAGTTCACTGCTTGGCCAATAAAGGAAATGGCGATCCCATCAACTATTTATACCATCAAGGGACAGCAGTTAGATGTTGAGGTAATCCGGCGGGATATCCCCAAAATATTTAAGCATGTCCAATCTTACTTCGACTCGGCGTACCCCTTTGAAAAGTTAGATTTTCTACTGCTCCCAGTCTATAGCGGCGCGGGAATGGAAAATGTTGGACTCATAACTTTGCATCAAGATTTAGTGACGTTCCCAAATAGTAAAAATGAGATAGGGAACTATGAATCGCACAAACTAATTGCTCATGAAATCATTCACATGTGGTTTGGTAACTTAGTAACCATGAAATGGTGGGACGATTTATGGCTCAATGAATCTTTTTCAGAATGGCTGGCGAGAAAAATAGTTAATAATCACTTTCAAGAACTCGGTGGTGAGCTAGATTTACCACAACTAGGAGCGTTCTGGGATGATACGCCATCAACGCCTGCTATTAAGCGCCAGATGAAGTCTGTTGAGGATTACAACGCTATAGGGCAAATCGTTTACACCAAGGGACATGCAATTATATCTATGGTTGAGCAGCACGTAGGTGAGTTAGCATTTAAACGCGCTATCGTTGATTACATTAAACAGTTCAGTGGTAAAAACGTCTCGTTTGAGGATTTTATTGGCTTTATGGAAAGGCATACTAATACGACGCTTTTTCCTATCTTTGACTCGTTTTTGACTAAACCACAATATCCATTGGTAACTTTAACAAGCTCAGAGCGGCAACTGCAGATTTCTCAGCAGCCATTTTCTGAAACAATATCGACTAAAGGCTCTAGCTTCGATACAACATCGATATGGCATATTCCATTGCGGATAAAATTCATAACGCAACAAGGAATTATTACTAAATCTGTTTTGCTAAACAGCAGAAGTCTAAGTATCTCGTTGCCAAAGGGCACTTATGCCGTCTTTGCGGATGGAGGCGCTTTAGGCTATTTCAGGTACCATGTGAAAGGTTTTGATACCGATTCAACCAATTGGCTTGAACACCTTACCAACAAAGAGAAACGCTCGTTATTGGCTAACAATAGTGACTTGGTGAAAGGGGATTATTTGAAATATGTTGATGCCCTAGCGCTGCAATTAAAACTGTTACAGAGTGATTTGCTCGTTCATGAGCTCGCAGTCGGTGTTATTGATGATCTGAATAGTGATTTCTATGATTTTTTACCACTCTCCTTACAGGGAGCATTTCGAGATTATTTGACGAAGGCCTTGTTAAAAACAACAACACAAATACGCTGGTACCAGCAAACAGAGGTTAGTGATGAGCTACGTGCCTCCTCATTGAGTTTCTTGGGAGCAAAGTTATTGGACAAAGATGCGATTAACTTTGCCACTTCGCACTATCAAACTGTTTTAAATAACAAATCATCACTGAGTGAATTGATGCAAAGGGCAGTTCTTGAAGTTGTTGCAAGCGATGGGACTAAAAGGGAGTTCAATCGATTTAAACAAGCTTACATGACATCCAAAAGTGAATTAACGAAAGATAAGATAATTCGCTACATGGGATACTTTTCGTATCAAAATTCCGTCGCTGATTACTACAACTTTTTATTTTCAAGCGATCTTAATACGACAGAGTTCAGAGGCTATTATTTACAATATCCAGTCTATAACCCCAAAAATAGAATCGATGCTATTAACTATTTAGAAGCTAATCTCTCCAAATTGTTTGCCAGAGTTTCTGAGGATGATAAACAATGGCAACCTTATAGTTTTGCATCTGGTTGCTCAATGGAATTACGCCGTAAATTAAATCTGATTTATCAGCCTTACTTCAAGGAAGTTAAAGGATTAAAAGAAAAACTGCACAACGTAAATCACATGATTAGCAGCTGTGAAAAGATGCAAAGATCTAATCATCCTCAACTAGAAGCATTATTGCTGAAGCATTAA
- a CDS encoding DEAD/DEAH box helicase, producing MTNDNNTASSSSCFSELGLISPLLARLVDLEYKQPTPIQAQAIPSVLNGSDLIAGANTGSGKTATFALPLLQQLFNAKSSGKPSTNKKGNYAATLVLVPTRELATQVADSIRSYAFHLNGTVKTVAVFGGVSVNRQMLALRGGTDILVATPGRLLDLISSNAIKLDQVKTLVLDEADRMLSLGFTEELSALLAMMPKQKQTLLFSATFPEQVKALTSKLLNNPVEVQVQSADASTLVQRVFTVNKGQKTAALAHLIKENQWRQVLVFVNSKSGCSHLASKLAKHDITAEVFHGNQGQGARSRVLQAFKDGEIEVLIATDIAARGLDIEKLPVVINYDLPRSPADYMHRIGRSGRAGEIGLALSLIDYEDYHHFKIIEKKNKFRLEREEIAGFEIDESLIDPDFSANKPVVPPPGSGKKKKAKKAAKKESSIYADIWSGNVKSDSK from the coding sequence ATGACTAACGACAATAATACCGCCTCTTCATCAAGCTGTTTTAGCGAGCTTGGCCTTATTTCTCCATTGTTGGCGCGTTTAGTCGACTTGGAATATAAACAGCCAACGCCGATTCAAGCGCAAGCCATTCCAAGTGTGTTGAATGGTAGTGATCTCATCGCAGGCGCGAATACTGGCTCGGGTAAGACAGCGACCTTTGCCCTGCCATTGCTGCAACAGCTGTTTAACGCTAAATCATCTGGAAAGCCGAGCACAAACAAGAAAGGAAACTACGCAGCAACGCTAGTGTTAGTGCCGACACGTGAATTAGCAACCCAAGTCGCTGACAGTATTCGCTCTTACGCATTTCATCTAAATGGCACAGTAAAAACCGTCGCCGTGTTTGGTGGCGTGTCTGTTAATAGACAAATGCTAGCACTGCGCGGTGGCACCGATATCTTGGTGGCAACACCGGGTCGCCTACTCGATTTGATTTCCAGCAATGCTATTAAACTCGATCAAGTAAAAACACTAGTGCTTGATGAAGCCGATCGCATGTTGAGTTTAGGATTTACCGAAGAGTTGTCAGCGCTATTGGCGATGATGCCAAAGCAAAAACAAACGCTGTTATTCTCCGCCACCTTCCCTGAACAGGTAAAAGCGTTAACATCAAAACTGCTAAACAATCCTGTTGAAGTACAGGTGCAAAGCGCCGATGCCAGTACATTAGTTCAGCGTGTGTTTACCGTAAACAAAGGTCAGAAAACCGCTGCGCTGGCGCACTTAATTAAAGAAAATCAATGGCGACAGGTTTTAGTATTCGTAAATTCAAAAAGCGGTTGCTCACACCTTGCATCAAAGCTTGCTAAACACGACATTACTGCCGAAGTATTCCACGGCAATCAAGGTCAAGGCGCACGTAGCCGTGTGCTGCAAGCATTTAAAGATGGCGAAATTGAAGTGTTAATCGCTACAGATATTGCCGCCCGTGGCTTAGATATCGAAAAGCTACCTGTGGTAATTAACTACGATTTACCAAGAAGCCCAGCAGATTACATGCACCGCATTGGTCGTAGTGGCCGTGCCGGTGAAATTGGTTTGGCGTTATCGCTAATCGATTATGAAGATTATCACCACTTCAAAATTATCGAGAAGAAAAACAAGTTCAGATTAGAACGCGAAGAAATCGCCGGCTTTGAAATCGACGAGTCACTTATCGATCCTGATTTTTCTGCCAACAAACCTGTCGTGCCACCGCCGGGTTCTGGCAAAAAGAAAAAAGCCAAGAAAGCTGCCAAAAAAGAATCTTCTATTTATGCGGATATTTGGTCGGGTAATGTGAAGTCTGACTCTAAATAG